The DNA sequence TGGCGGTTAGCTTGTGAGTGGTAAAGCATGACGGTTTCGCCGACTTTTGAAGTCATGGCATTGTCGCCGAGCAATTGTCCTTTGGTTTCGCCGAAGACAATATGGCTGGGAATTAAGGTGTCCATGGCGCGTTTGTCGTCCGCATAAGAAGCGGCGGCATTGTCAAAGCGTATGAATTCGCCTTTTTCGTTCTTAGGAATGTAGTAATCCTGTTCGCCGATATAGTAAGCGCGGTCGTATTTCAGAGGATTACCGTCTTTGTCTTTCAAGCCTTCTTTAGGTAAGACGGTAATCGCGCCGTTCATGCCGTGTACGACGTGCCAAGGAATCATCGCGCCGCCCGGTGCGCAGTGGTAAATGAATACGCCCGGTTTAATGGCTTTCCAACGCAATACGACTTCTTGACCGGGGGCTACGTTGGTTAATTCGCCGCCGCCCAAAGCACCGGTTGAGGCGTGGAAGTCGATGTTGTGCACCAGTTTGTTGGTTTCGGCGTTTTTCAGGGTCAGCTCTACATAGTCGCCTTCATGCACCACCATCATCGGGCCGGGAACCGCGCCGTCAAAGGTGAAGGCCCACATAAACACACCGGGCTCGACTTCGATTTCTTTTTCCTGAATGGTCATGGTGTATTTGACCAGACGCGGCTTGGCAGGCGCTTCCAGGCTGTGCTCTTGCACCAGCGGCGCAGGCAGAAGTTTCGGGGTAACGACTTCTAAAGCTTCGATATCTGCTTGTTTGCCGACTTCATAGCCTTCTAAACCGCCGGTGTGCGTGCTTGCGGTGTCTGCTAATACGCCGGTGCTTAATGATGCCACTGTCATCGCTAAGAATAGCTTTTTCATGATTTTCTCCTTACGAGTTGGTTAAGAGCTTTCATTTTACAAGTCTGCCGATTTAGCGCCTTGACTTGCGTCAATTTTGTTAAAAATTTTTGACAAAAAGTTTGTGAAAAATACTTGTCTATTTGTTTTTGTGATTATTGTCATGTTAGTAAAGATTATTTTTTATAACAGAAAGATGGCTGTGCTGTCTTTATGATAATGAGTAATTAAAAAGCAGCACTTGGCGGTGCTGCTGAGGCTTAATAACAGATCGTGTTGGCGGTATTCATGCGGATACGCCCGACTTCGGCGATGCCGCTTAAGGGAATGTCGGACAGGCGGACTTGGCGTTGCAAATCGAAGATGCCGAGTTTGTTGCTGCGCGCCGTGCCGAAAAGCAGGGTTTTGCTGTCGCCGCTGACCCAAACGTCATTGACGTTTTCTTCATAGCCGAAGGAGATGACTGTGCCTTTGTCCATGTCTTCAAAAGGATAAATGCCGAGGTTTTGGTCGCCTGCTACAATCAGGTATTGGTCGAGCCAGCCGGTGCGGAAGCGGTTGGGCGGGAAGGATATTTGATATTCCATCGGTTCGTCGCTTTTGTCCAAATCATAG is a window from the Suttonella indologenes genome containing:
- the nirK gene encoding copper-containing nitrite reductase — protein: MKKLFLAMTVASLSTGVLADTASTHTGGLEGYEVGKQADIEALEVVTPKLLPAPLVQEHSLEAPAKPRLVKYTMTIQEKEIEVEPGVFMWAFTFDGAVPGPMMVVHEGDYVELTLKNAETNKLVHNIDFHASTGALGGGELTNVAPGQEVVLRWKAIKPGVFIYHCAPGGAMIPWHVVHGMNGAITVLPKEGLKDKDGNPLKYDRAYYIGEQDYYIPKNEKGEFIRFDNAAASYADDKRAMDTLIPSHIVFGETKGQLLGDNAMTSKVGETVMLYHSQANRQSYPHLIGGHGEYVWERGNLADAPAHDLETWVIAAGSAGAAMYTFKQPGTYVYLSHNLIEALNFGAISQIRVDGKWDNDLMEQVVPPSPIKN